The Chitinophaga lutea genome contains the following window.
ACCATCCATTTGTTGTCGTACACGAGGATGCTGGCGATGAGGATATTGAGCAGGAAATATTCCGCCCCGTTATGAAAATACAGGCCGGTAAAGGCATATATCGCCGTGCTGAAAAAGATCAGCACCATGCGGGCGCTGAGGTATTTGCGCCGTTTGTGGAAATAGAAAACCGCCAGGCAGGAAAGGGTATTGACAATGTTGAGCACCGACAGCAGCCAGCGGCCCTGGAAGGCGTTCAGTACCGCAAAGAAAAACATCATGGGGATGCAGGGAATGGCCAGCAGGTTCAGGAGCTTGGTGCGGCGCGCTTCCACGAACGACATGGCAGGCGTTACACCGATGTGTACGAGCCGGTACCAGGAAGCCTCAAAGAACTGGTATAGGATATACTTGAGCCGCTTGAACATTGCCCCGCAAAGATAATTTTAAAAAACGATACGCGATATAGCATGAACAGGCCACTACGGCCGGTTGGCGCATTCAGCCGGCCCGGCGACGGTTTTTTAATTATTTTAGCCCCCATGTTACGGGGCCTCTTCAACTTTCTCCTTTTCAGTTCCATTTACATCGCCGTCTGCGCCGTGCTGATGGCCTGGGAAACGGCTGAACTGCTCAGCCTGGAATTCGACCGGTTCAACTATGCGGGCTTCGTTTTCTTTTCCACCATCTGCAGCTACAATTTCCACTGGTACCTGACGCCCGGTTCGCCCCGCCATTCCGAGCGCATCCTCTGGGGTCAAAGGCAGCGCGCCCTTCAGCTGACCGGCTGCGTGATCGGGATGCTCGGAGCGGGATGGTTCTTTATGCCACTGGCGCAGCACTGGCTGCCCATCAGCGGCGCCGTGGCGCTCACATTCCTCTATTCCGCGCCCAAACTCCCCATGTTCCGCTGGCTCAGCAAAATCGCCGTGGGCAAAACCATCTTCCTGGCCGCGGTGTGGACCTACGTGACCACCACCCTGCCCGCGCTCATTGCCGGGAAGCTGGACGCCGACGGGGTGTACCTCACCGTATACCGCTTCTTCTTCGTATATGCCATCTGCATCCTGTTCGATTACCGCGACCGGGAGGAAGACCGGGAAGCCGGCATCCGCAGCCTCATTACCAGACTCGAGGATCCGCATCTCGACAAACTTTATTACAGTTCGCTGGTGGTGGCCTGGATATGCGCCTTCCTGCTGGCGCCCGCCGTACCGCTGTTTGCGCTGTTCAGCCTGCTGCTGCCCCTGGTCATAACAGGCATGATTAAACGATACGCGCAGACCCATACTTCCGATTACGTGTATTACTTTTTCCTCGACGGGCTCATGATGCTGTCCGCCCTCATCCACGGCTGCTGGCGGCTTGCGGGAGGAATATGACCCGGAATCCTTATTTTTGCTCACTTAACCTGAACAACGATGTCTAAAAAACAGAAATCCATATTAACAAAAGACTCCCTTACGTTTTTAAAGAATTACCTGAACAATGCCTCTCCTACCGGTTTTGAGAAGGAAGGGCAGAAACTCTGGCTGCAATACCTGAAACCATATATCGACGATACGATCGTTGACCCGTACGGTTCCGCCGTGGGCGTCATCAACCCCGAAGCCACTTTCAAAGTAGTGATCGAGGCGCATGCCGATGAAATCTCCTGGTTCGTCAATTACGTGTCGCCCGAAGGACTGATCTACGTGATCCGCAACGGCGGCTCCGACCAGGCCATCGCCCCTTCGATGCGCGTGAATATCCATACGGACAAAGGCATCGTAAAAGCCGTATTCGGCTGGCCCGCCATCCACACCCGCCTGCGCAGCGGCGACGGGAAGGAGCCGCAGCCGAAAGTCGACAATATCTTCCTCGACTGCGGCGCCCGTAACCGCAAGGAAGTGGAAGAGCTCGGCATTCACGTGGGTTGTGTGGTGACGTTCGACGCCGGCTTTGAAGAACTGAGCTACGATCATTACATCTGCCGCGCCATCGACAATCGCATCGGCGGGTTTATGATCGCCGAGGTGGCCCGCCTGCTGAAGGAAAATAAACAGCGCCTGCCTTTCGGCCTGTACATCGTGAACGCGGTGCAGGAGGAAGTGGGGCTGCGCGGCGCCGAAATGATCGCCAAACGCATCAAACCGAACGTCGCCATCATCACCGACGTAACGCACGATACCACCACCCCGATGATCAACAAAAACATCGAAGGGGAAATCAAATGCGGCAACGGCCCCAGCATCACCTACGGTCCGGCCGTGCACAACATCCTGCGCGACCTGATCATCAAAACGGCGCAGAAGGAAAAGATCCCCCACCAGCTGCACGCCGTGAGCCGCAGCACCGGTACCGATACGGACGCCTTCGCCTATTCGAACGACGGCACCCCTTCCGCCCTGATCAGCATCCCCCTCCGCTATATGCACACCACCGTGGAAATGATCAAGAAGGAAGACGTGGAAAACACCATCCGCCTCATTTACCAGACGCTGCTCAACATTACGCCGAAAACCAATTTCCAATACCTGTAACCTGATAGGGCAAAAAATTTACATATTTCGGGCTACCGGATCGGTAATTCGTAATTGATTTGTATGTTTGCCGCTAAATCCGAAGTTTATGATCCGTCACGACTGGACACTTGAAGAAATAAAGGATATCTATAATACGCCCCTGCTGGAGCTCATGTACCGTGCCGCCACGCTGCACCGCGAGTACCAGGACACGGCGGAAGTGCAGGTATGCACCCTGCTTTCCATCAAAACAGGCGGCTGCTCCGAAGATTGCGCTTACTGCCCCCAGGCAGCCCGATATAACACCGGCATTGATGTGCAGGCCCTCATGAAAAAAGACGAGGTACTCGAGTACGCCCGCAAAGCCAAGGAAGCCGGCTCCACCCGCTTCTGTATGGGCGCCGCCTGGCGCGAGGTGCGCGATAACCGCGACTTCGACCGGGTGATCGACATGGTGAAGGGCGTGAACGAGATCGGCATGGAAGTATGCTGCACCCTGGGCATGCTCACCGAAAGCCAGGCGCAGAAACTGGCCGACGCCGGTTTGTATTCCTACAACCACAACCTCGACACTTCCGACGAATATTACGGTGAGATCATCACCACCCGTACGTACGACGACCGCCTGCAAACCATCGACAACGTGCGCAAGGCCGGCGTAACCGTTTGCTGCGGAGGGATCATCGGCCTCGGCGAAAGCCATGAAGACCGCATCAACATGCTGCTGACGCTGTCTACCATGCCCGAGCATCCCGATTCCGTGCCCATCAACGCCCTTACCCGCGTAAAAGGCACCCCGCTGGAGCATATGCCGAAAGTGGAATTCTGGGACATGGTGCGCATGATCGCCACTACCCGCATCCTCATGCCCAAAGCTATGGTGCGCCTCAGCGCCGGCCGCGCCGAAATGAGCATCTCCGAACAGGCCATGTGTTTTATGGCGGGCGCCAACTCCATCTTCACCGGGGAAAAGCTGCTCACCACCAAAAACCCTTCCTTCGAAGAAGACCACATGATGTTCGAGCTGCTGGGCCTCAAACCCCGCGAAGCTTTCAAGGAAGAAAAAGAATGCTGCGACCATACCCACGCACACTAAATCATTACATAAAAGGCCTTCCCCGCGAAGGCCTTTTTTAGAAATTTTCCGAACTTTACAGCATGTTACAGCAGTTTAAAGTATACAGGCACAACATCCGTTTCCGCAAGATCCAGGAGCACAGCGAAGCCACCTACCAGCACTGGCTGGAACAGGGTAAACCGCTGCCCGTGCCGCACATCGCCAAACAGAAAACCATCCAGGAATACAAGAACCGGTATGGTATCGGCACGCTGGTGGAAACAGGCACCTACCTGGGCGATATGGTGGCCGCGCAGCTGCCGCACTTCTCCCTCCTCATTTCCATCGAACTGAGCGAAGAACTGCATAAACGCGCCAAAATCCGCTTCCGCAAAAACCGCGAGGTGAAACTGTACCAGGGCGACAGCGGGAAGGTATTGCACCACATCGTGCCCAAACTCAAAGAGCCCGCCATTTTCTGGCTCGACGGGCACTACTCCGCCGGCATTACCGCCAAAGGCGACCTCATCTGCCCGATCTACGCGGAACTGGACGCAATCTTCAAACAAACCGACGTTCCCCACGTGCTGCTCATCGACGATGCGCAGGACTTCACCGGGCAACACGATTACCCCACGCTCGAGGCCCTCACCGCCTACATTCACAAACTGGCGCCGGCTTACCGGGTGGAAGTAAAAGACTATGTGATCCGCGTCACCCGCGGGTAAAATACATCGCACATAAAAGGCCGGCGCACCCATGGTACGCCGGCCTTTTTTATTTGGAACGGGTCGTTATTTCGATAAAAAATATCCTACGCCCAGCGCGTAACCTTTCATGCCCAGCCCGCAGATCACGCCTACCGCTTTGGCGGCCGTCAGCGACGTGTGGCGGAACTCTTCCCGCGCGTAAATGTTGCTGATATGGATTTCCACCACGGGGGTTTTGATGCCCGCAATGGCGTCGCGGATGGCTACGGAAGTGTGGGTGTACGCCCCAGCGTTGAGCAGGATGCCATCGTGCGAAAAACCGACGGCATGCAGGTGGTTCACCAGTTCCCCTTCCACGTTGCTCTGGAAATAATCGAAGCTGACCTCCGGGAACTGCTGCTTCAGCGTATCGAGGTATTGTTCAAATGTAAGGCTGCCGTACACCTCCGGCTCGCGTTTGCCGAGGAGGTTCAGGTTCGGGCCGTTGATGATGGCTATTTTCATACGTTGTACTGGTTGTTATGTGCTGCGCCGTTGCCGGCGGTGATGTGACTGTTGATGATGCGCTGTGGTGCGTTATTCTCCCCACCGGAAAGTGTCCTGCTCCAGCCCGGCGAGGTCGATCACCCGGTCCACTACCGTGGCCGCCACATCCTCGATGGTGACGGGTTTGCTGTAAAACGAAGGCGTAGCCGGGCAGATGATGCCGCCTGCTTCCGTGACCGTTTGCATGTTGCGGATGTGCACGAGGTTGTACGGTGTATCGCGCAGCACACAGATCAGCTTGCGGCGTTCTTTGAGCACCACGTCGGCCGCGCGGGTGATCAGGTCGTTGGAGATGCCGCCCGCAATGCGGCCCAGCGTGCCCATGGAACAGGGGCAGATGATCATGGTATTGAAACGCCCGCTGCCGGAGGCAAAGGGAGCGTGAAAGTCGTTCTGCGAAAAAACGGGAAACGGCAGTTGCTCGAATCCCCGGTCGTCCAGTTCCGTTTCCCAAACGGTCTTAGCGTTGGCCGTCATCACAATGGCCACCTGGTCTACCTGCTCCTTCAGCACGGCCAGCTTGTTCAGCAGCTGCCTTGCGTAGATGGAACCGCTTGCACCCGTAACCGCCACAACTATACGATGTTTCATAGCAGCAAAGCTAATAAAAAAGCGGATGGGTGCTTTGGGGTGATCAACTGAAAACAGGAAGTTATTTTTTCAGGGAAGCATCACGCAGGGACTTTTAAAAGTCATTACCGGCAAAAGGACAACTGCTGCTGATCATTTCAGCAGGCCGGGATAGCCAACCCATAAAAAAAGGCCCCGGGTACACCCGGAGCCTTCCAATATTTTTAATTCTGTGAAGCCAGTTCTTCCATCCTGATGTCCGAATGGCTGGCGTCGTATATGCACTCCCCGTTACGGATAAGCAACACCTGCGGAGATTCGTGCTCTACTTTGTAAAGCTCCGCGATGCGGTTGCTGATGGAGCGGTAACGGATCAGGTCGAGATAATAAAAATCCATCCCTTCCGGCTCGTCGGACCGTTCCAGGCGGCTCTTGGCCATGCTGCTGATACTGCAGCGGGTGCTGTGCTTGAATATTACAACCGGGCGGTCGAATGATTGTTCCTTTATCGCATTCAGCTGCTCTTCACTTTCCAGTGCGATCCACATAGTGTTCCACATTTAAATTTCACTAACAGTTTTTGTTTTGCTCATGCTGCACTTTCGTAATCTTCATCGGGCAACCCAGTTTCTGGGAGGCACACGAAGAAAACATGGCAGCCACTACCACCATTACACAAAATGTACCAATTACGCGGTAAACAGATTTCATAGCTTGCTTTTTTGCAAATAAACGAAATTTCATAGGCTTGGATTATAGAACTTTGTGAATCGTTTTTTGTAACGTTATTTTGCAAATATATACTTTATATTAAAAAAAACAATCTTATGAGTTGTTAATTACCTGTTATAACAGGTAAAGCACACGCGTAAGTTCCTGATAAGCATGGCAAAAGTACATTTTATAGCGATCGGCGGCAGTGTAATGCACCAGCTCGCCCTCGCCCTCCGGAGCAAAGGGTACCAGGTAAGCGGCAGCGACGATGAAATTTATGAGCCCGCCCGCACCAACCTCGCCAATGCCGGCATTTTACCGGCCGCCATCGGCTGGGATCCGGCCCGCATCAGCGCAGACCTCGACGCCGTTATCCTGGGCATGCACGCCCGGGCCGACAATCCCGAGCTTATACGGGCGCAGGAACTGGGGCTGAAAATCTACTCCTTCCCCGAATACATCTACCAGGAGAGCAAAGATAAAACCCGTGTGGCCATCGGCGGCAGCCACGGCAAAACAACCATTACCTCGATGGTGATGCACGTATTGCAGCAATGCCACCGGCAGTTCGATTACCTGGTGGGCGCGAAGCTGGAAGGGTTCCCGCAATCCGTGAACGTGACGGACGCCCCGCTGATCGTTTGCGAGGCCGACGAATACCCGGCTTCCGTGCTCGAAAAACGGCCGAAGTTCCATTTCCTCCACCCCCACATCGCCGTATTGAGCGGCATTGCCTGGGACCATATCAACGTATTTCCCACGTTCGACATCTACCTTGAACAGTTCGCCATCTTCATCCGTACCATGGAAGCGGGCGGGCGGCTGATCTACAACAGTACCGACGAAACGCTGCGCAAACTGGTGGAAAAGGAAGGCGGTCACCTCGAATGTATTCCCTACACGGTGCCGGAGCATACCATCATCAACGGCACTACCCGCGTACGGTTCGGCAATGCCTCTACCGACCTCCTGGTGTTCGGCGAGCATAACCTGCTCAACATCCACGCCGCACTGCACGTTTGCCGCGCCCTGGGTGTGGGCGATATCGACTTCCTGGCGGCCATCGCCAGCTTTAAAGGCGCCGCCAAACGGATGGAGCTGGTGGCGAAGAACGAAGAAACGGCCATTTACCGCGACTTCGCGCACGCCCCTTCCAAAGTGAAGGCCACCATCAACGCCCTGCGCAACCAGTACCCGCAGCGCAAACTCGTTGCCGTGCTGGAACTGCATACCTATAGCAGCCTGAATGCCGATTTTATGAAGGAATACGCCGGCGCGCTCAACCCGGCCGACGTGGCCGCCGTGTTTTACAGCGCGCATGCCCTCGAAATAAAACGCATGCCGGACCTGCACCCCGACGTTATCAAAGAAGGCTTTGCCCGCAAAGACCTCACCGTGATCAATAAACGCGCCGCCCTCGAAGCGTTCCTGGATGGGCAGGATTTTGAAAATACCAATCTTCTCATGATGAGCTCCGGCGATTATGAAGGGATGGAATTCGGAGGATTGAAAAAATATTTATCGGTTAAGAAACCATCTTAAAAACATGTCAGCTTTACAACTCACCCGCCCCTTAGCGTTTATCGACCTTGAAACAACAGGTACCAATGTAGCGACCGACCGCATCATTGAAATCGCCATTATCAAAGTGATGCCGGACCGTTCCATGAACAGGAAAGTAAAGCGCATCAATCCCGGCATGCCCATCCCTGCCGCCACTACCGCCATTCACGGTATTACGGACGACGACGTAAAAGACGAGCCCACCTTCAAACAGGTGGCCAACGAACTGCGGCAGTTCATGGAGCATTGCGACATCGCGGGTTACAATTCCAACCGTTTCGACATCCCGATGCTGGTGGAAGAATTCCTCCGTGCGGACCTGGCTTTCGATATCAGCGACCGCCGTTTTGTGGACGTGCAGAAGATTTTCCACCTCATGGAAAAACGCACCCTCAGCGCCGCCTATAGGTTCTATTGCGACAAGGACCTCGAGAACGCCCACAGCGCCGAAGCGGACGCCTTCGCCACCTTCGAGATACTGGAAGCACAGCTCATCCGTTACGAAGCCCAGCTGAAACCCGATGTGGACGCACTCGCCGTTTTCACCAAAGAAGACGATTACGTGGATTTCGCCCGCCGCATCGTGATGCAGAACGGCGTGGAGATGTTCAACTTCGGTAAATACAAAGGCCGCCCCGTGCGCGATGTACTGAAGGTGGAACCGCAGTATTACGACTGGATGATGAAAGCGGATTTCCCCCTCAACACCAAACAGAAACTGACAGAGATCTACACCAATATGATGCTAAAAAAATTGTAATGTTTATCAAAACATGCTATTTTGCGAGGGGAATTCCCTATTTTCGCCATCCTAAAAAAAGCCGCTGCTAATTGGAAAAGTTGGTTATCATACCTACGTACAATGAGAAAGATAATATCCGTCAGATCATTGGCGCAGTATTTTCGTTACAACAGGATTTCCACATACTGATAGTAGACGACGGTTCTCCTGACGGCACCGGCGGCATCGTAAAAGAACTCCAGGCGCAGCACCCGGGACAGTTATTCCTCGAAGAACGAAAGGGCAAGCTGGGCCTCGGCACGGCTTATATCCACGGCTTTAAATGGGCCCTCGCACGGCAATACCAGTATATCTTTGAAATGGACGCGGACTTTTCGCACAACCCGCAGGATCTTGTGCGGCTGCACGATGCCTGCGCCTATAAAGGGGCCGACGTTGCCGTGGGCTCCCGCTATGTGAAAGGCGGCAAAACGGAAAACTGGCCCTGGGACAGGGCGGTGCTGTCGTACGGCGCGTCCGTTTACGTGCGCCTCGTTACCTGGATGCCCGTCAAAGACGCTACGGCCGGTTTCGTGTGCTACAAAAGAGCCGTGCTTGAAAAAATCGAACTGGACAGGATACAGTTCGTCGGCTACGCTTTCCAGATCGAAATGAAATTTACCGCCTGGAAGCTCGGCTTCAAAATCGCTGAAGTACCCATCACTTTTATAGACCGTAAGGAAGGATATTCAAAAATGAGTAAAGGCATTGTGAAAGAAGGCATTCTGGGTGTGCTGAAGATTCAGTGGCAGAGCCTGTTCGGAAAATGAAAAAAGCATTCTTACAACTCCATCTCTCGGTTTTCCTCGCCGGTTTTACCGGCATTCTCGGTAAGCTCATTACCCTCAACGAAGGTTTGCTGGTATGGTACCGGCTGCTTCTCACCGTCGTGACCATGTTCGTGCTCTTCCGCTGGCAGGGCAAACTGAAAAAACTGCCCTGGGGCGCCGTGCTGCGCATCGGCGGCACCGGCTTCATCGTAGCCATGCACTGGGTGTTTTTCTACGCCAGCATCAAATACGCCAACGTATCCATCGGGGTGGTCTGCTTTTCGCTCACGAGCCTTTTTACGGCCGTGTTCGACCCGCTGATCAACCGGCGCCGCTTCGATACGGTGGAGCTCCTGCTCAGCATGCTCACCCTCGCCGGCATCCTGCTCATTTTTCATTTCGACACGCAGTACCGCACCGGCATCATCCTCGGCATCATCTCCTCCATGTTCGCGGCCCTGTTTACCGTGTTCAACAAAAGGCTGGTGGTGAAATACGACACGCCGAACATCACCTTCTACGAACTGGGCGTGGGCCTGCTGGGCATCAGCCTGCTCATGCCTTTTTACCTCCAGGCCTTCCCCGTGGCATCGCTCATCCCCTCCGGCATGGATGCCTTGTACCTGCTGCTCCTCAGCTGGTTCTGCACCGTACTGATGTACACCCTGTCCATGAACGCTTTGCAGAAGATATCGGCCTTCACCGTGAACCTCTGTTTCAACCTCGAGCCTTTGTACACGATCATACTGGCTTTTGTGATCTTCAGGGAAAACGAAATGCTGCAGGGCGGCTTCTATGCCGGCCTGGGCCTCATCCTGCTCTCGGTGGCCCTCCAGATGCTGCGTGTGGTGCGCCAGGCGCGCAGGAAGGTGCCCGCCCCCTGACCACTCATCACTTCCACCGTCATTTTGCCGCCGGAATTGTTATTTTCGGCCCACAATCAGCGAATCTATAACCGTCAGCGGCCCGCGGCCGCCCAACAAAAATCAAAACCAAACGGCTTATGAACATGTCAAGAGGCTGGCTCCTGTCCCTCACCTTATTGTTGCCGGCAGGCCTTAGCGCCCAATCCAAAAAACCGCTCGATCACAGCGTGTACGACAGCTGGCAAAGCATCGGCACCAAAACCGTCAGCAATAACGGCAAATGGGTAGCCTATACCATCACGCCGCAGGAAGGCGACGCCACCCTGGTGATCCGCAACCTGAAAACCGGCGGGGACATGAAATTCCCCCGCGGCGCGGCGCCCGTGTTCACGGAAGACTCGCGCTACGCGGTGTTCGGCATCAAACCGCCCTTCAGGGAAGTAAGGCAGGCGCGCATCAAAAAGAAAACGCCCGACCAGATGCCGAAAGATTCCATGGGCCTGCTGCTGCTGAGCGACGATAAGGGCGTGTACCTGCCCATCGCCAACGTCAGATCATTTAAAACGCCGGAAAAAGGCAGCGGTGTGATCGCCTACCTGCAGGACGCCCCCAAAACAGATACCGCCAAAAACGCAAAGAAACCGGCGGCCAGGGATACCGACGCGGATGAAGATACGCCCGGCAAACCCGGCGGTGCGGAAGCAGGCACCCTGATGATCGTGTATACCAACAACGGCGGCACCGACTCCGTGAAATACGTGACTTCCTACACCATCAGCAAACCAGGCAATAAAATCGCCATCGTGGTGAACCCTCCCAAAAAGGATTCCCTGGCCAAACCCTGCGTTCTGCTCTGGGATGTGGCCGCCCGTAAAGCGGACACCATCAGCCGCGGCCACGGCAGCTTCGCACAGTTCGCCTTCGATGAAAAAGGCACGCAGCTGGCTTATGCCGGCAGCCGCGACAGCGCCAAAGCCGCGCAGAAATTCTATTCATTGT
Protein-coding sequences here:
- a CDS encoding 3'-5' exonuclease gives rise to the protein MSALQLTRPLAFIDLETTGTNVATDRIIEIAIIKVMPDRSMNRKVKRINPGMPIPAATTAIHGITDDDVKDEPTFKQVANELRQFMEHCDIAGYNSNRFDIPMLVEEFLRADLAFDISDRRFVDVQKIFHLMEKRTLSAAYRFYCDKDLENAHSAEADAFATFEILEAQLIRYEAQLKPDVDALAVFTKEDDYVDFARRIVMQNGVEMFNFGKYKGRPVRDVLKVEPQYYDWMMKADFPLNTKQKLTEIYTNMMLKKL
- a CDS encoding UbiA family prenyltransferase — translated: MNRPLRPVGAFSRPGDGFLIILAPMLRGLFNFLLFSSIYIAVCAVLMAWETAELLSLEFDRFNYAGFVFFSTICSYNFHWYLTPGSPRHSERILWGQRQRALQLTGCVIGMLGAGWFFMPLAQHWLPISGAVALTFLYSAPKLPMFRWLSKIAVGKTIFLAAVWTYVTTTLPALIAGKLDADGVYLTVYRFFFVYAICILFDYRDREEDREAGIRSLITRLEDPHLDKLYYSSLVVAWICAFLLAPAVPLFALFSLLLPLVITGMIKRYAQTHTSDYVYYFFLDGLMMLSALIHGCWRLAGGI
- the aroQ gene encoding type II 3-dehydroquinate dehydratase; this translates as MKIAIINGPNLNLLGKREPEVYGSLTFEQYLDTLKQQFPEVSFDYFQSNVEGELVNHLHAVGFSHDGILLNAGAYTHTSVAIRDAIAGIKTPVVEIHISNIYAREEFRHTSLTAAKAVGVICGLGMKGYALGVGYFLSK
- the ytxJ gene encoding bacillithiol system redox-active protein YtxJ, with translation MWIALESEEQLNAIKEQSFDRPVVIFKHSTRCSISSMAKSRLERSDEPEGMDFYYLDLIRYRSISNRIAELYKVEHESPQVLLIRNGECIYDASHSDIRMEELASQN
- a CDS encoding polyprenol monophosphomannose synthase — translated: MEKLVIIPTYNEKDNIRQIIGAVFSLQQDFHILIVDDGSPDGTGGIVKELQAQHPGQLFLEERKGKLGLGTAYIHGFKWALARQYQYIFEMDADFSHNPQDLVRLHDACAYKGADVAVGSRYVKGGKTENWPWDRAVLSYGASVYVRLVTWMPVKDATAGFVCYKRAVLEKIELDRIQFVGYAFQIEMKFTAWKLGFKIAEVPITFIDRKEGYSKMSKGIVKEGILGVLKIQWQSLFGK
- a CDS encoding UDP-N-acetylmuramate--L-alanine ligase, with translation MAKVHFIAIGGSVMHQLALALRSKGYQVSGSDDEIYEPARTNLANAGILPAAIGWDPARISADLDAVILGMHARADNPELIRAQELGLKIYSFPEYIYQESKDKTRVAIGGSHGKTTITSMVMHVLQQCHRQFDYLVGAKLEGFPQSVNVTDAPLIVCEADEYPASVLEKRPKFHFLHPHIAVLSGIAWDHINVFPTFDIYLEQFAIFIRTMEAGGRLIYNSTDETLRKLVEKEGGHLECIPYTVPEHTIINGTTRVRFGNASTDLLVFGEHNLLNIHAALHVCRALGVGDIDFLAAIASFKGAAKRMELVAKNEETAIYRDFAHAPSKVKATINALRNQYPQRKLVAVLELHTYSSLNADFMKEYAGALNPADVAAVFYSAHALEIKRMPDLHPDVIKEGFARKDLTVINKRAALEAFLDGQDFENTNLLMMSSGDYEGMEFGGLKKYLSVKKPS
- a CDS encoding M42 family metallopeptidase — its product is MSKKQKSILTKDSLTFLKNYLNNASPTGFEKEGQKLWLQYLKPYIDDTIVDPYGSAVGVINPEATFKVVIEAHADEISWFVNYVSPEGLIYVIRNGGSDQAIAPSMRVNIHTDKGIVKAVFGWPAIHTRLRSGDGKEPQPKVDNIFLDCGARNRKEVEELGIHVGCVVTFDAGFEELSYDHYICRAIDNRIGGFMIAEVARLLKENKQRLPFGLYIVNAVQEEVGLRGAEMIAKRIKPNVAIITDVTHDTTTPMINKNIEGEIKCGNGPSITYGPAVHNILRDLIIKTAQKEKIPHQLHAVSRSTGTDTDAFAYSNDGTPSALISIPLRYMHTTVEMIKKEDVENTIRLIYQTLLNITPKTNFQYL
- the bioB gene encoding biotin synthase BioB, producing MIRHDWTLEEIKDIYNTPLLELMYRAATLHREYQDTAEVQVCTLLSIKTGGCSEDCAYCPQAARYNTGIDVQALMKKDEVLEYARKAKEAGSTRFCMGAAWREVRDNRDFDRVIDMVKGVNEIGMEVCCTLGMLTESQAQKLADAGLYSYNHNLDTSDEYYGEIITTRTYDDRLQTIDNVRKAGVTVCCGGIIGLGESHEDRINMLLTLSTMPEHPDSVPINALTRVKGTPLEHMPKVEFWDMVRMIATTRILMPKAMVRLSAGRAEMSISEQAMCFMAGANSIFTGEKLLTTKNPSFEEDHMMFELLGLKPREAFKEEKECCDHTHAH
- a CDS encoding UbiX family flavin prenyltransferase yields the protein MKHRIVVAVTGASGSIYARQLLNKLAVLKEQVDQVAIVMTANAKTVWETELDDRGFEQLPFPVFSQNDFHAPFASGSGRFNTMIICPCSMGTLGRIAGGISNDLITRAADVVLKERRKLICVLRDTPYNLVHIRNMQTVTEAGGIICPATPSFYSKPVTIEDVAATVVDRVIDLAGLEQDTFRWGE
- a CDS encoding DMT family transporter; translation: MKKAFLQLHLSVFLAGFTGILGKLITLNEGLLVWYRLLLTVVTMFVLFRWQGKLKKLPWGAVLRIGGTGFIVAMHWVFFYASIKYANVSIGVVCFSLTSLFTAVFDPLINRRRFDTVELLLSMLTLAGILLIFHFDTQYRTGIILGIISSMFAALFTVFNKRLVVKYDTPNITFYELGVGLLGISLLMPFYLQAFPVASLIPSGMDALYLLLLSWFCTVLMYTLSMNALQKISAFTVNLCFNLEPLYTIILAFVIFRENEMLQGGFYAGLGLILLSVALQMLRVVRQARRKVPAP